One part of the Terrimicrobium sacchariphilum genome encodes these proteins:
- a CDS encoding efflux RND transporter permease subunit, producing MNLSEPFIRKPVMTTLCAFSAAIFGIAAYFLLPVSDLPDVAYPVITVTTNYPGASPEIMADNVSTPLEIQMMQIEDLNLITSKNQEGTSTIVLQFGLDKPMGQAEAEVQAAIQRAMGNLPSDLPAPPAFQTTNPNTQPIVYIALATDTLTLGDLYDYANTMVAQRMMMLDGVSNAQVYGSPRAICVQLDPNALSARQMTVTDVSNAISAANVFTPGGEIYGKSLQFIINPKGQLLHSAEYNDLVISYKNGAPVRLRDIGHTVDGLQKQYLNMKFWSAIEPPRSAYTVVAVTPAPGANDVQVAQSVRKTLNSLRSSLPASIDTYITFDRSVQIVESINDVKLTILIAFALVVLVVFLFLGRVRETVVPAVALPLALLMTFAVMLLLGYSLDNLSLMALTLAVGLLVDDAVVVLENTVRHLEDGKPPTMAALLGAKEISFTVLSMTLSLAAIFIPIVFMPGIIGRMFHEMAITIVVAIVLSGVVAIVVSPMLCARMLRKAEKETGYQQWFNKYFDGFKRHYKTSLGWMMRHKPVAIGIWVLSLGVTIYLFITIPKGFLPVGDSGMIRGVFLTSEGTSPAQMQDYQDRLMQVAESVPGVRQAITVTGLQNNQLTTSMGLAVIFLKPENERAPINEITREIIAKVRSSIPGVVPLLQPFPTLNIDTGATNNTQGQFAYQLTGTDPALLYKAAGDLMDKMRQIPGFVGVSSDMRTNTPMLDLEILRDQASSYGVTTQQIEQTLAIAFTQGQASQIKTPLNVYWVIVELLDKYRAQLDNLALLWVRNSAGDMVPLKSLVKASVKTGPESINHINQVTSVTIFYNLDPSYPTSTATSDIQTAAAQVLPPAVAGAPAGSSAQFIQTVRAMVVLLIIAIFVMYIILGVLYESYIHPITVLSTLPVAGLGGLITLRLFDMTLDLYGFIGIFLLLGLIKKNGIMLVDFAIMRRKDGLGIEAAAEEAAIERVRPILMTTFAAIFGALPMAFGFGADGASRQPLGLCIVGGLIVAQVLTLFCTPVFYVYMEYFQERFLDKISFFKRGEDEKNGPAEGDSKAIA from the coding sequence ATGAATCTCTCCGAGCCGTTCATTCGCAAGCCGGTGATGACGACGCTTTGCGCGTTTTCCGCCGCGATCTTCGGCATTGCTGCATATTTCCTCCTCCCGGTCAGTGATCTGCCGGATGTGGCGTATCCCGTGATCACGGTGACTACGAACTATCCGGGCGCCAGCCCGGAGATCATGGCCGACAACGTGTCGACCCCCTTGGAGATCCAGATGATGCAGATCGAGGATCTGAATCTCATCACCTCCAAGAACCAGGAGGGTACGAGCACGATCGTTCTGCAGTTTGGCTTGGACAAGCCGATGGGGCAGGCGGAGGCGGAGGTACAGGCGGCCATTCAGCGCGCCATGGGCAATCTCCCCAGCGACCTGCCAGCCCCTCCGGCATTCCAGACGACGAACCCCAACACCCAGCCCATCGTCTACATCGCTCTCGCGACGGACACGCTCACGCTCGGGGATCTGTACGACTACGCAAACACCATGGTCGCGCAGCGCATGATGATGCTCGATGGCGTGTCCAATGCACAGGTCTACGGCTCACCCCGCGCCATTTGCGTCCAGCTTGATCCCAACGCGCTCTCCGCCCGCCAGATGACGGTGACGGATGTTTCCAACGCGATATCCGCGGCCAACGTCTTTACTCCCGGCGGCGAGATTTACGGGAAATCGCTGCAGTTCATCATCAACCCCAAGGGGCAGCTGCTTCATTCGGCGGAGTACAACGATCTGGTGATTTCCTACAAGAATGGCGCTCCGGTGCGTCTGCGCGACATCGGCCATACCGTGGACGGGCTGCAAAAGCAGTACTTGAACATGAAGTTCTGGTCCGCCATCGAGCCTCCTCGCTCTGCCTACACGGTGGTGGCGGTAACGCCCGCTCCGGGGGCCAATGACGTGCAGGTGGCGCAAAGCGTTCGAAAGACGCTGAACTCCCTCAGGTCCTCGCTCCCGGCCTCCATCGACACTTATATCACTTTTGATCGTTCGGTGCAGATCGTCGAGAGCATCAATGACGTGAAGCTGACCATCCTGATCGCTTTTGCTCTGGTGGTGCTCGTCGTGTTTCTCTTCCTCGGTCGGGTGCGGGAGACCGTGGTGCCGGCGGTGGCTCTGCCGCTCGCCCTCCTGATGACCTTTGCGGTCATGTTGCTGCTGGGGTACAGCCTCGACAACCTCTCGCTCATGGCACTCACGCTTGCCGTGGGTCTGCTCGTGGACGATGCTGTTGTCGTCCTGGAGAATACCGTGCGCCACCTTGAGGATGGCAAACCTCCCACGATGGCGGCCCTCCTCGGAGCGAAGGAAATCAGTTTCACCGTGCTCTCGATGACGCTGTCGCTGGCGGCGATCTTCATTCCGATTGTTTTCATGCCGGGAATCATCGGGCGCATGTTTCACGAGATGGCGATCACCATCGTCGTCGCGATCGTGCTCTCGGGCGTGGTGGCTATCGTCGTCTCTCCGATGCTATGCGCTCGCATGCTGCGGAAGGCCGAGAAGGAGACAGGCTATCAGCAATGGTTCAATAAGTATTTCGACGGCTTCAAGCGTCACTACAAGACGTCCCTCGGCTGGATGATGCGTCACAAGCCTGTGGCCATCGGAATCTGGGTTCTCTCGCTGGGTGTCACGATCTACCTCTTCATCACCATTCCCAAGGGCTTTCTCCCGGTAGGTGATAGCGGCATGATACGAGGGGTGTTTTTGACCTCGGAGGGGACGTCGCCTGCCCAGATGCAGGACTATCAGGATCGCCTCATGCAGGTTGCGGAGTCCGTTCCAGGGGTGCGCCAGGCGATCACGGTGACGGGACTGCAAAACAACCAGCTTACTACCTCGATGGGATTGGCGGTGATTTTCTTGAAGCCTGAAAATGAACGGGCACCCATCAATGAAATCACCCGCGAGATTATTGCCAAGGTCCGCAGCTCGATCCCGGGCGTGGTGCCGCTCTTGCAGCCATTTCCGACGCTCAACATTGATACGGGGGCGACCAACAACACCCAGGGCCAGTTTGCCTACCAGTTGACCGGTACCGATCCTGCCCTGCTTTACAAGGCTGCGGGCGACCTTATGGACAAGATGCGCCAGATCCCGGGCTTCGTTGGCGTTTCGAGCGACATGCGTACGAATACGCCCATGCTCGATCTCGAGATCCTGCGGGATCAGGCTTCTTCGTACGGCGTGACAACCCAGCAGATCGAGCAAACCCTGGCCATAGCCTTCACCCAGGGGCAGGCAAGCCAGATCAAGACTCCGCTCAACGTGTACTGGGTCATCGTCGAGCTGCTGGATAAATACCGTGCCCAGCTCGACAACCTCGCTCTCCTTTGGGTGAGAAACTCCGCCGGAGACATGGTCCCGCTCAAGTCCCTGGTCAAGGCCAGCGTCAAGACGGGGCCGGAGTCGATCAACCACATCAACCAGGTGACATCGGTGACCATTTTCTACAACCTGGACCCCAGCTATCCCACGAGCACGGCTACGAGTGACATTCAGACTGCTGCGGCTCAGGTGCTCCCACCTGCCGTGGCCGGAGCTCCCGCTGGCTCCAGCGCGCAGTTTATCCAGACGGTGCGCGCGATGGTTGTTCTCCTCATCATCGCCATCTTTGTCATGTATATCATCCTGGGCGTGCTCTATGAGAGCTACATCCACCCGATCACGGTGCTCTCGACTCTGCCGGTCGCAGGGCTGGGGGGATTGATCACCTTGCGCCTGTTTGACATGACGCTCGATCTCTACGGCTTCATCGGCATCTTCCTCCTGCTGGGCCTGATCAAGAAGAACGGCATCATGCTGGTCGATTTTGCCATCATGCGACGCAAGGACGGCCTCGGCATCGAGGCTGCGGCCGAGGAAGCGGCTATCGAGCGTGTGCGCCCGATCCTTATGACGACATTTGCGGCCATCTTCGGCGCATTGCCGATGGCATTCGGGTTTGGGGCCGACGGAGCCTCCCGCCAGCCGCTGGGACTTTGCATTGTAGGCGGTCTGATCGTGGCTCAGGTTTTGACCCTATTTTGTACTCCGGTGTTCTACGTCTACATGGAGTACTTTCAGGAGCGATTCCTCGATAAAATCTCCTTCTTCAAGAGAGGAGAGGACGAAAAAAATGGGCCTGCGGAAGGCGATTCCAAGGCGATTGCCTAG